GGCGTCTTGGCAATGAACATCTTCAGTAGGTCGATGGCGCTTTGCTCATCATCCACTATCAAGCACGAGATCATGCGTTACAGCTCAATAACTAGTTTATAACTAAAGAATTCTGGCTCATCTTGCACCGCCAGCGTGTAACGATTGGCGTAAGCAAGTTCTAGCCGTTTCTGCGTATTAACCAGGCCAATGCCTGTTGTCTTTTCCTTGGGTCCCGTCCGTTTTTTATTATGCGTAAAAAAGGACAATCGGTTTTCTACCATCTGGAGTCGAATAACCAATGGGTTCTGCGGATCGGATAAGTCACCGTGTTTAAAGCAGTTCTCCACGAAGGTAATCAGGACCAGCGGGATAATCATCATAAACTGTACACTACCAAGTACTTCATAATGAACTTGTAACTTGTTGTTGAAGCGCAGTTGATTGATAGCAATGTAATTCTCCAGATGCTTAAGCTCACTTTCTAGCATCACCTTTCCTTCGTGCTCTTCGTCCTTGAGCGCGTAACGCATGATATTCGATAGAAGCAGAATCCCTTTGGCAGTTTCTTCCGAATGCGGATAGGCTTGTGCGTACAGGAAATTCAGGGTATTAAAAAGAAAGTGTGGATTGATTTGACTTCGCAAAAATGTTATTTCTGATTGCATCAGATTGTGCTCAGCTACCCGCAATTTTTGCTCTTGGAGACGCTTTTGCCTCTCCAACTGTATCGCATGCACAGCGAACCAATAACCAAAACTTAATGAAGTAAAATATATTCCACGATATAATGCTTGTGACCAAAATAACTTACTTGAAGCAAAGCTGTGTAAGGATTCATCGGTCAAAACAGGTAGTACAAAGATGTTAAGAAAATATTTAGTAATACAGAAAATAAATAATAACAGTATTAAAGAAATTGCATACCATAGATGCTTGCCTTTAGCATACAGCAAAGGAAGAAATAAGAGAGCATTTGTATAAAATAGCAAGCCATACAGAGAAAAGTTTATTATTACTTCCTTATAGTTTATTTGTTGCTGACCAGCAATAATCAAAATTGAATGTTCGTATACAATATACAACACCCAGATCAGTAAGTGTTGCCAGATAACGTTGACTTGGTTTCGATTGTAAGGCATACAATGGTTGTGTTACGGACGTGCTGAGATGACCGTGAGGATAGCAACGAAGATAGCTAACCTAAGCATGCAGGAGCCAACTTCAGCAGACAGAGGCGAACCAGGCTGTACTATTAACGACATCAAGCCTTGGTATTTTTGAGGCCCTTTCATTATAAATATTTATCATTAGTGCCTGTTAATCAATATACTGCATGTGTAATGCAACTGTGGGAGCTTCAATGGTGCCTTTGCGCTATTAGGTACTATTTTATAAGTACGCGGTCGATTGCTTGCCAAGACGCACAAACCAGTACTTTATGCCGGGGCCCATTTTAGCTGGTTTGATACCGCAATTCGCCCTGTTGGTGTAAAGTGTATGGTAGGCTTCAAGTGCCTTCATACCTTCATTTCATCAAACACAACACAACTCTATAACGCTACTTATTTCACTAAAACACATGATGAACACAACTACTACCACAGCTAAATTGAAGTTTCAGAAAACGACAGTCGTAAAATTTGGCCAGCGTCAATCAAGCGCAAGTAGAGAATCTACTATTTTAGAAACTATTATAGATACAAGTATTCTCACAATCACATGGCGGTAAATATAATTTATTGATATGATAACCGTAAAATAAATATTATATACTCATAAAATATTAAGTTTTATGTAACATATCTAATTCTTAATAATGAAAAGCTCTAATCTGTTATCTGTTTATCCCGAAAGTCAGAGTATCATGAAATCTTGGCAAGATATTCATGCCATCATTTTTAATAAATTACCTATTGTTACTTCTTTATCAGAGAGTATCAATTTAAGTATTTATTATTATACTGTTTATAAAGCTTTTGAGCGTGAGCAAGATCTTGCTCACGCTCAAAAGCTTTTTGTACAAGGCTTAGATGATATTGGGCCTTCTTCGCGACCAATATGGGATGCAGAATCCATTCAAAGTTTGACAGGTATTGCACAACTTACTTACTGGTTTGCTAAGAATAAACAGCCTTTTAATAAGGCGGAAGAACTACTAACAGCCGCTGATAGCCAACTGTTGACTCAGGCGCAACAATTGCTTATTGATCACCAGGCAACGCAGAAGCAGTTCTTTTTTCGTATTATTCGTTACTACCAATTGCGTCTACCAGCCAGCAGTGTTGCTGCTGTGTTGAACCTACTGTTTGAACAAGCGCAACTTGCCAACGACGACCACAAGTGGACATTGCTGC
This genomic interval from Hymenobacter sp. GOD-10R contains the following:
- a CDS encoding sensor histidine kinase; amino-acid sequence: MPYNRNQVNVIWQHLLIWVLYIVYEHSILIIAGQQQINYKEVIINFSLYGLLFYTNALLFLPLLYAKGKHLWYAISLILLLFIFCITKYFLNIFVLPVLTDESLHSFASSKLFWSQALYRGIYFTSLSFGYWFAVHAIQLERQKRLQEQKLRVAEHNLMQSEITFLRSQINPHFLFNTLNFLYAQAYPHSEETAKGILLLSNIMRYALKDEEHEGKVMLESELKHLENYIAINQLRFNNKLQVHYEVLGSVQFMMIIPLVLITFVENCFKHGDLSDPQNPLVIRLQMVENRLSFFTHNKKRTGPKEKTTGIGLVNTQKRLELAYANRYTLAVQDEPEFFSYKLVIEL